A region of the Pseudarthrobacter oxydans genome:
GGGCTCCTTTTGTGTGCCCAGCCAGTCCCCGAACTACTCACATGACGTTAAATGCGAATGATTCTTGATAGCATGTGGCTTAACCCTTTGAAAGTCCTGCCATGAAATGACCATACATGCCTGCACCAGCCCTGTCCGTGACAGATCTTGCCCTCTCGCTCGGCACGCGGAGATTGGTGCATCCCCTGACCTTTTCAGTAGAGACCGGTGAATGCGTCGCCCTGCTGGGAGCCTCGGGATCGGGCAAGTCCCTCACGGCATCGGCGCTGGCCGGCTTGCTTCCGGACGGGATCACCGCCACCGGGACGATCACTTTTGCGCCGGGGACGCCAGGGCCAACCAGGGCAGCCTTCATCAGCCAGGACCCGGCGACGGCCCTCAACCCCCTCGTTCCGGTCGGCAGGCAGCTCGCCATTCCGCTGCTCGCCGCAGGGTCCAGCCGGGCAGAAGCAAGGACGGAAGCGGCCCGCCTGTTGTCACAGGCAGGCATAGGGGAACCCGCCCGGATCCTTCCGTGCTATACCGGCCAGCTCTCCGGCGGACAACTGCAGCGCGTCTGCATCGCCCTCGCCCTGGCCTGCGGCAGTCCCGTCCTGGTGGCGGACGAACCCACCACCGCCCTCGACGCCGTCACGCAACTGAAAGTACTTGAAACCCTTCGCGGCTGGGGAGCCGACGGCCGCAGCCTGCTCTTCATTACCCACGACCTCACCGCGGCCGCCGCGCTCTGCACGCGCGCCATCGTGATGGAAGCCGGCCGCATCGTGGAGCAGGCACCCATGTCCGAGTTGCTCCAAGACCCGCAACACCCCTACACGCGCCGCCTGGTAACGGCGGCCGCAGCATGATGGGGCCGCTCACTGCCGACAACATTTCCTTCACCTACCCCAGGCCCGGCTTCCGCAAGAAAAGGCCGGCAGGGACACTCCACAACATCAGCCTGCACCTTTCACCGGGCACCAGCACGGCCCTGGTGGGGAGCTCCGGTTCCGGGAAATCCACCCTGGTGCGGATCCTGCTGGCCCTGGCAAAGCCCGACGCCGGCACGGTCACCCTCGGTGCCCGTGCGGTAAGGCCCGGACCTGTCCGGTCCCTGCGCTGGTACCGGCAGACGGTGCAGTACATCCCGCAGAACCCGGCCGGTAGCCTCGACCCCCGGATGTCTGTTGCGCAGCTGCTGCGGGAACCACTAAGGCAGCTAAGGGTGGAAGGGAACCACCGGAGCCTCGTGGCCGACGCACTGGAACGGGTCGAGCTGCCTGCCGGCCTGATGGAGAGCCGCCCCGGCGAGTTGTCCGGCGGCCAGAACCAGAGGGTGGCCATTGCCCGGGCCATGGCAGTGCGGCCGGCCTACCTGCTGGCCGATGAACCCGTCAGCGGCCTGGATCTCCCCCTGCGGGATAACGTCCTGTCGCTGTTGGGCCGGCTGGTCCGCGAGGAAGGCCTGGGCCTGCTCCTGGTCACCCATGACCTCGGCACTGCTGCCAGGTTGTGCGCCACCACCGCCGTCCTTTCGCAGGGCCGCATCGTGGAGCACGCTCCCACGCACCAGGTGCTGGAAAACCCAGGCAGCCCCGAAGCCGCTGCACTGGTGCGCGCTTCATCAGCCCTGCAGTTCCCCTGCCATGCCCCGGCCGGTGTCCTGTGACGGCACTTGGGACTGCGGTGCCGACGGACACAGCGCCTCGCCCGTCCCCCGGCCTGCTCCTGGCAAGCCAGCTTGTTTTCAATATCGGCTTCTACGCCGTGGTGCCGTTCCTGGCCCTGGTTTTGACCCGGGACTTCGGCATGACCGCCACGGCCGTGGGAGTGGTCCTCGGCGCCAGGGTCTTCTGCCAGCAGGGGCTTTTCCTGGTGGGCGGAATGGTCATGGACAGGTGGGGCCCGCGGCGGGCCATGGTGGCGGGCTGCCTCGTGCGCATTTCCGGCTACCTCACCCTGGCCATGGCCGGCAGCTTTGCGCTGTTCCTCCTGGGGGCAGTCCTCACCGGGATGGGCGGCGCGCTGTTCTCGCCGGCGCTGGAGTCCCTGCTGGGGAAGGCGGAAGAACGACGACGGAACACCGGCGGGAAGGCGGCGGGACTTTTTGCGCTCCTCGCCATCTGCGGAGAAATCGGAGCGGTGGCCGGGCCCCTGCTGGGGGCCCTGCTGCTGGGCATTTCCTTCAGCTGGGCAGCGCTGGCGGGGGCGGCGGTGTTTGCCGTAATGACCATGGTCCTGTGGCGCAGCATGCCCGCTGAAGATTCACGACCGGCGCCGGACATGCTCAGGGCCGCGGTCCCCCTGCGGGAAGCCGTCCCGCGCGCAGATGGAATCACCGGGATGCTGCGGGAGAGGCGCTTTGTGGCTTTCGCGGCCCTGTACAGCGTCAGCCTCCTGGCCTACAACCAGCTGTATTTCGGCCTCCCCGTCGAACTGGCCAGGACCGGGGCGGGAGCCGGCGCGCTGGCCGGCCTGTTCGCCGCCGCCTCGGTCCTGACCATTGCGCTGCAGCTGCCCATCTCCCGGTTGAGCGTCCGGATGGGTCCGGGACGCGCGCTCACCACCGGCTTCACCCTCAAGGGCCTGGCCTTCGCCGGAATGGCCCTGCTGGCCCAGTCCCCTGCCGCCGGCACACTGCAGCTCCTGCCGGCACTGCTGCTGGTGGCGGGGCTCTGCCTTGGGCACATGTGCGCCGGTCCGGTGGCCATGCCGCTGGTCCTCGACTTCGCCCGCGGCCGCCGCTCCGGCATCTATTACGGATTCCTGGCGAGCATGGGCGGGTGCGCTGTCCTGCTGGGCAACCTCGTCCTGGGGCCGCTCTACTCAGCGGCCACCCACCCGGGCGCCGCCGCCTTGCCATGGGCGGTAATGGCGGCACTCATGGTGATTCCCGCCGTCGGACTTCCCGGGCTCCTGCCACCCACACGCTCAACCCCTGGCACCTAACACGGGCCCAGCCCCGGCCAGTTCCCTCCACCACTCATCGAAACAGGTATCAACGTGCCCATAATGCGACTGGAAACCCACCTCATGACGCTTACCGCCGTCCTCCTCACGGTCAGCCTCACCGGATGCTTCGCCGGCGGCGGGCATGCAGCAGGCAGCGGAAACGGCGAGCGCCGCATCAAACTGGCGATGCTCCAGCCGCCGCGTTCGGGACTGTCGCCCCTCAGCGATGACGCCTTCAAGCTTTCACGCTGGAAGACAGCGGAGACCCTGGTGGAACTGGACAGGCTGGGCGAGGCGCAACCTGCCCTGGCAACGGAGTGGCTGCAGGCGGACCGGACCTCCTGGCGTTTTGTCCTGCGGGACAGCGTGGAGTTCCACGATGGAACCGCCATGACCCCGGTGGAAGTCGCTGCCTCGCTGACTGCCGCGGCGCAGGGCAGCCCCAAGCCCAGGATCCTGGACGGCGTGGAACTCACCGCCCGGGCGGAGGGCTCAAACGCGGTCATCATTACGACGGCAGCACCGGATCCGCTCCTGCCCCAGCGGCTCTCAAGCCCGCAACTGGCCATCCTCGCGGCCTCGGCATATAAGGACGGCGGTGTGGTCAGTCCCGTGAACGCGGGCACCGGGCCCTACCGGCTGGTTTCGGTGGAGGGCACATCCTCGGCCCGGCTGGACCGCTTCGACGCGTACTGGGGCGCGCAGGCGGAGGCCGACGGCGTGGACGTCCAGTTCGTCCCGGACGGCACCGCCCGGGCAGCAGCCCTCCGGACCGGCGACGCGGATGTTGTGGAAGCCATCCCTGTGGGCCAGGTGGCCCGGATCGAACCCGGGCTGGTGCACGAGGTGCCCATGCCGCGGACCAACACGCTGTACCTCAACACGGCGTCGGGCCCCTTCGCGGACCCGGCCGTCCGCGCCGCAGCCCGCGCCGCAATTGACGCCGGCACCATCGTGGACCGGGTCTATGAAGGGCGGGCAGACAAAGCCGCCGGGTTGCTGGGCCCGGCACTCCCGTGGGCAGCCGGGCAGCGGGAAAGCGATGAGTACGCAGCAGCCCTGGCCACCCGGGCGGCCGCCACCGCGGTCAGGGGGACCGCCATCCGGCTCGGCACCTTCACGGACCGCGCCGAGCTGCCCGAGGTCGCCGTCCAGCTTGAGCAGCAGCTGGAGGCCGCAGGATTTTCCGTGGAGCAGGATGTCCGGGAGTACCAGCACATCGAGGCTGACGCGCTGGCAGGGAAGTTCGATGCCTTCATCCTCTCGCGTGCCACAGTGCTGGATTCGGGCGACCCGGTTGCCTACCTTTACAGCGATTTCTCCTGCACCGGATCCTTCAACATCTCCCAGTTCTGCGACCCCCGGGTAGACGCAGCCCTGGCCACGGCCGCGGGCATGCCTGCCGGTCCGGACCGCCGCGCCGCCATTGCCGCCGCCGAAAGCCTCATCCTTGCCCGGGACGCCGCCATCCCGCTGCTCCACGAACGCGTCATCCAGGGTGAATCGGCACGGGTGGCCGGGGTGGAGCGGGATCCGCGGGAGCGGGCCCTGATTACCAGCCGGACCGGGATCACGGGCGGCGCGCAGTGAGGTCCGGGATGTCCGCTGCAGTCAAAGTCACCGTGTCCCGGGTCCTCGCCCTGCTTGCCCTGGTGGTGCTGATCGGGATGATGCCCTGGCTCTCGGGCCGCGGCGCCGAATACACCGTCCTGCGGGCCAGGTACGCGGACCGGGAGCCCACGCCCGAGGCACTCGCCGCAATCCGCGCCGAGCTCGGCCTGGAGCAGGGCCCGGCGGCCATGCTCCTGTCCTGGGTACAGGGGATCTTCGCCGGCGACCTGGGCACGTCCTGGATCAGCAGCACACCCGTGGGACCCGGCATCGCGGCGGCGCTGGGCGTCTCGGTGACCCTGATGGCGTTCGCCATCGCGTCCGCGGCACTCGTGGCGCTGCTGGCCTGCACGCCGGCGGTAGTGGACGGGCTGCGGGGGCGGCGCAGGCCGGCGTCGGGTGCCCTGTCCGCTGCGCTGACATCCCTGCCCGAGTTCCTGCTGGCCGCCGTGCTGCTGGTGGCGGGTGCCATCTGGCTGCGGTGGTTTCCGCCCTTCGGCTGGCAGGGCCCGGAGCATGCGGTCCTGCCCGCCCTTTCGCTCGGAATCCCGGCCGGCGGTCTGATCGGGCTGCTGGTCTCCGACGCCGTACGGGCAGCGTTTGCCGAACAGTGGGTGGCCACGTGGCGGATGGCCGGGGGCGGGCCTGCGCTGCTGGCCGCAGCGGTGCTCCGCCGGGCGCTTCCCGCCGTGCTCCCGCAGGCCGGCCTGGTCCTGGTGGGGCTGACCGGCGGTGCAGTGGCAGTGGAAAAGGTATTCGCCATTCCAGGGCTCGGCCGGGCGCTGCTGGGCGCGGCCAGCGCGCAGGACGTCCCCACCCTGCAGGCCGGCATGCTGGCACTGATGGGGTTCGCCCTGCTGGTGGGAACGCTGACGACGGCGGTGCGGCACCTGCTGATCGGGCCCGCGGTCCGCTTCGGAACGCTTCCGCTTCCCGAGCCCCCGCGGTCAGCGAACCGCCGGCATCTGGCCGCGCCGGCAGTGGCCGGCCTGGCCCTGCTCCTGGTTGCCGGGGCCGGGCTGCTGCGCGACCCCCTCGCCTCGGGGCACGCCAGGCTGGCGCCGCCCGCCTGGACACTCCCGTTCGGCGCCGACGCCAGCGGCCGGGACCTGTTGGCGCGGGTGGGGCACGGGGCCGTGGGAACGCTGGGGACAGCGCTGGCAGTGGTGCTGGCCTGCCTGGCCGTGGGAATCGCCGTCGGACTCTTTCCTCTTGCCGCCACGGGACCCCTGGAGGTAACGAACGCGGCCCCGCCCATCCTGGCCGGCCTTGTTGTTGCTGCGCTCACCGGCCCTTCGGCACACGGCGCGGCCCTCGCCGTGGCCGCCGTGAGCTGGGCGCCCCTGGCGGCGCACACTGCGGCTTTGGCCCAGGAAGCAAGGGCGCAGCCGTATGTGCGCATCCTTCCCGTCCTCGGGGTGGGCAAGGCACGCATCATGCTCCGCTACATCCTCCCGGCGGTGGCCGCCCCGCTCCTGCGCCATGCGATGCTCCGGCTGCCCGGAACGGCACTCGCGCTGGCGGCTCTCGGGTTCCTGGGGCTGGGCCCGCAGCAGCCCTCGCCGGAGTGGGGACTCATCCTGGCCGAGGGCATGGGCTATGTTGAGCGTGCCCCGTGGGCAGTCCTGGCACCCGCCTCCGCACTGGTCCTGGCGTCCGTAGTGGCAGTGGGACTGGCTGGCGGAGGGCGGCAGAAAGCCCGCCGCCTGCACCATTGAGGTGCGGGCAGCGGGCCCAATAACTGAAGTCGGCACCTTGGGACAGCAGGTTCCAAAGGGCCGAAAAAGAAGCGCCGCACTGGTCCTGGGACCAGGATCCATAGCTGATCCGTTAGTGCTGCGGCGTCACAGGGCTGCCCGGTAACGGCAACAGCACCTTGCGACAACTAGCCGATCCGACGGGTGTCTACCTCGTCGTCGTCTTCTTCCAAATCATCCGCGTACTTATCCACATAAGCCGAATAGTCCGGTTCAACCGGCTCATTCGCGTAATGGCTCGTGGCACGACTGCTTGGGCCCGTCAGCTCACGCTGAAGTGCCGAGTAGTCAGTGTTCGGGGAGTAGTACTTGATATCCCGAGCCTGCTTGGTAGCTTTTGCCTTTTGACGGCCGCGCCCCATGGCGTGACCCCCTTTTGTACTTGGACCGGAGGTGGTCACCTTGGCTATCGGTGAGGCCCCGGAATGTTTGGTCAATTTGTCGTACACCTAGATTACATGCTTTCGACTGCCCCCGCTTGCCACGAACGGCCCCCGCAGGTGGTTTGCGTTACCATTCACGGCCCCGAGCCGCAGGTTTCCGGCTTTTTTCTTCGGTAGAGTCACTTGGACAACTGCTGATACAGGCCGCAGACCGGCTGCCCGCCGCGGAGAGAACGCAGGAGGATCCATCCCCGTGAACCACCAGGACGTCCCGCCGAAGCCCTCCTCGCCGCCCACGGCCGGGCTGCCCCGCGTACCTGCCCCTGCTGCACGGCCGGTCCTGCACCCGCACATGCAACCGGAGGACGGTGCGGCGCCGAGGTCCAGGCGGGTGAGGCCGCGGACCCTATGGATAGCGTTCTTTGTGGCCGTCCTGCTGGCCGTCATCGGCTCACTGGTGTGGCTTGCCCTGTGGCTGAACTCCAACCCGGACAGCAGCACTTCCCGGGGCCAGGTTCCCGGGGTGCTGGAAACCACGGTCACGCCACCCGCAACGCCGCCGCCTCTGCCCCGCGAGGGGGTCCAGCCGGCCGACTATGCGCTGGGCGACTGCTTCAAGGACTTCGACCCCGAGTCGCTGTCCTCCACCGTGGTGCCCTGCGATGCCGGGCACTCAGCCCAGCTCGTGGCATTGTTCCGCTACCCGGAGCGCGGCTCCTATCCCGGCGCCGAGGCACTGAAGGCCAAGGCCCTGGAAGCGTGCCAGGCAGCAAGGCTGGGCCCGGCCGCCAACGACTACGACCTGAACTTCGAGCGCAGCTTCCCCAGCACCACCAGCTGGGAATCCGGCGACCGCAGGGTCGACTGCTATGTGACTGCCCCGGGCGGCAATGTGATCAACGCAAGCGTGCTGCCTTAGCGGCCAAACCGCCCGGGCAGCACGCCTGCGTTTTGCCCCCGCGGGCCTCAGTCCTTGCGCCGGACGGACAGGCCGCTGCCGCCCAACGGCGCGGACGGGAGGCCCGTTCCGGCCGCCGTGAGTTCCTCAAGGTCCGCCGCCGTGTCCACCAGCACCGTATCGCCGTCGCTGATCTCACCGGCGAGGATGGCTTTCGCCAGCCTGTCGCCGATTTCCCGCTGCACCAGGCGGCGGAGCGGCCGGGCGCCGTAGGCGGGGTCGAACCCGGAGATGGCGAGCCAGGCCCGGGCTCCATCAGTGACTTCAAGGGTCAGGCGGCGCTCATGGAGCCGGCGTCCGAGTTCGTCCACATGCAGCTCCACGATGCGCGCCAGCTCCTCCACGGTCAGGGCATCGAACAGCACAACCTCGTCCAGCCGGTTCAGGAACTCGGGCTTGAAGGATGCGTTGACGGTGGCCATGACGGCGTTCCGCTTGGCTTCGGCGTCCAGGGACTGGTCCACCAGGAACTGGCTGCCCAGGTTGGAGGTCAGCACCAGGATCACATTGCGGAAGTCCACCGTGCGGCCCTGCCCGTCGGTGAGGCGGCCGTCGTCGAGCACCTGCAGGAGGATGTCGAACACCTCCGGGTGCGCCTTCTCCACTTCGTCCAGCAGCACCACTGAGTAGGGACGACGGCGGACGGCCTCGGTCAGCTGCCCGCCTTCCTCGTAGCCCACGTATCCCGGAGGCGCCCCCACAAGGCGGGCCACGGAATGCTTCTCGCCGTACTCGGACATGTCGATCCGCACCATGGCGCGTTCGTCGTCGAACAGGAAATCAGCCAGCGCCTTGGCCAGCTCGGTCTTGCCCACGCCGGTGGGTCCCAGGAAAAGGAACGAACCCGTGGGGCGGTTGGGATCGCTGATCCCGGCACGCGCGCGCCGGACGGCGTCGGAGACTGCCGCGACGGCCTTCGACTGGCCGATGAGCCGCTTCCCGAGCTCGGCCTCCATGTGCAGCAGCTTCTGGCTCTCGCCCTGCAGCATGCGGCCGGCGGGAATGCCGGTCCAGGCGGAGATGACCTCCGCGATGTCCTCAGCTGTCACTTCCTCGGCCACCATCTGGGCTGGCTTGTCCACCACGGCGGCTTCCGCTTCCGCAGCAGCGGTCAGCTCGCGTTCGAGCGCCGGGATTTCCCCGTAGAGAATCCGTGAAGCAGTCTCCAGGTCGCCCTCGCGCTGGGCCTTGTCCGCGGCCGAGCGCAGCTCGTCGAGTTTGGCTTTCAGGTCGCCCACCCGGTTGAGTCCCGCCTTTTCAGCCTCCCACCGGGCGTTGAGCGCGGAGAGTTCCTCTTCCTTGTCAGCCTTGTCGGCGCGGAGCGCCGCCAGCCGCTCCACCGAGGCCGGGTCCGATTCCCCGGTCAGGGCCAGCTCCTCCATGGTGAGCCGGTCCACCTGGCGCCGCAGCTTGTCTATCTCCTCCGGGGCGGAATCGATCTCCATCCGGAGGCGGGACGCGGACTCGTCCACCAGGTCGATGGCCTTGTCCGGCAGCTGGCGCCCCGAAATGTACCGGTTCGACAACGTGGCTGCCGCCACGAGGGCGGAGTCGGCGATGGACACCTTGTGGTGGGCCTCGTAGCGCTCCTTGAGGCCGCGGAGGATGCCGATGGTGTCCTCCACGCTGGGTTCGCCGACGTACACCTGCTGGAAGCGGCGCTCAAGGGCGGCGTCCTTCTCGATGTTTTCGCGGTACTCGTCCAGGGTGGTCGCGCCGATCAGCCGCAGCTCGCCGCGGGCCAGCATGGGCTTGAGCATGTTGCCGGCATCCATCGAGGAATCACCCGTGGCCCCCGCCCCCACGACCGTGTGGATTTCATCGATGAAGGTCACGACCTGGCCCTCGGAGCCCTTGATCTCTTCAAGGACCGCCTTCAGCCGCTCCTCGAACTCCCCGCGGTACTTGGCGCCCGCCACCATGGAGCCCAGGTCCAGGGAGATGAGGGTCTTGCCGCGCAGGCTTTCGGGCACGTCGCCCGCCACCATCCGCTGCGCCAGCCCTTCCACCACGGCGGTCTTGCCCACTCCCGGTTCGCCGATGAGCACCGGATTGTTCTTGGTCCGCCGGGACAGGACCTGGATGACCCGCCGAATTTCGGAATCCCGGCCAATCACAGGGTCCAGCTTGCCGGCCCGGGCCATTCCGGTAAGGTCCGTGCCGTACTTCTCAAGCGCCTGGAAGGTGTTTTCCGGGTCCGGACTGTCCACCTTGCGGTCGCCGCGGACACCCGGCAGGGCGGCGAGCAGCGCCTCATGGGAGGCGCCGGCGTCGCGCAGCAGGCGGGCCGCGGCATCATTGCCAGCGGAGAGCCCGAGCAGGAGCACCTCGGTGGAGACGAACGTATCGCCCAGCCGGTCGGCTTCGTTCTTGGCGTTCTGGAT
Encoded here:
- a CDS encoding ABC transporter ATP-binding protein; protein product: MPAPALSVTDLALSLGTRRLVHPLTFSVETGECVALLGASGSGKSLTASALAGLLPDGITATGTITFAPGTPGPTRAAFISQDPATALNPLVPVGRQLAIPLLAAGSSRAEARTEAARLLSQAGIGEPARILPCYTGQLSGGQLQRVCIALALACGSPVLVADEPTTALDAVTQLKVLETLRGWGADGRSLLFITHDLTAAAALCTRAIVMEAGRIVEQAPMSELLQDPQHPYTRRLVTAAAA
- a CDS encoding dipeptide/oligopeptide/nickel ABC transporter ATP-binding protein, with protein sequence MMGPLTADNISFTYPRPGFRKKRPAGTLHNISLHLSPGTSTALVGSSGSGKSTLVRILLALAKPDAGTVTLGARAVRPGPVRSLRWYRQTVQYIPQNPAGSLDPRMSVAQLLREPLRQLRVEGNHRSLVADALERVELPAGLMESRPGELSGGQNQRVAIARAMAVRPAYLLADEPVSGLDLPLRDNVLSLLGRLVREEGLGLLLVTHDLGTAARLCATTAVLSQGRIVEHAPTHQVLENPGSPEAAALVRASSALQFPCHAPAGVL
- a CDS encoding MFS transporter, with protein sequence MPTDTAPRPSPGLLLASQLVFNIGFYAVVPFLALVLTRDFGMTATAVGVVLGARVFCQQGLFLVGGMVMDRWGPRRAMVAGCLVRISGYLTLAMAGSFALFLLGAVLTGMGGALFSPALESLLGKAEERRRNTGGKAAGLFALLAICGEIGAVAGPLLGALLLGISFSWAALAGAAVFAVMTMVLWRSMPAEDSRPAPDMLRAAVPLREAVPRADGITGMLRERRFVAFAALYSVSLLAYNQLYFGLPVELARTGAGAGALAGLFAAASVLTIALQLPISRLSVRMGPGRALTTGFTLKGLAFAGMALLAQSPAAGTLQLLPALLLVAGLCLGHMCAGPVAMPLVLDFARGRRSGIYYGFLASMGGCAVLLGNLVLGPLYSAATHPGAAALPWAVMAALMVIPAVGLPGLLPPTRSTPGT
- a CDS encoding ABC transporter substrate-binding protein, yielding MRLETHLMTLTAVLLTVSLTGCFAGGGHAAGSGNGERRIKLAMLQPPRSGLSPLSDDAFKLSRWKTAETLVELDRLGEAQPALATEWLQADRTSWRFVLRDSVEFHDGTAMTPVEVAASLTAAAQGSPKPRILDGVELTARAEGSNAVIITTAAPDPLLPQRLSSPQLAILAASAYKDGGVVSPVNAGTGPYRLVSVEGTSSARLDRFDAYWGAQAEADGVDVQFVPDGTARAAALRTGDADVVEAIPVGQVARIEPGLVHEVPMPRTNTLYLNTASGPFADPAVRAAARAAIDAGTIVDRVYEGRADKAAGLLGPALPWAAGQRESDEYAAALATRAAATAVRGTAIRLGTFTDRAELPEVAVQLEQQLEAAGFSVEQDVREYQHIEADALAGKFDAFILSRATVLDSGDPVAYLYSDFSCTGSFNISQFCDPRVDAALATAAGMPAGPDRRAAIAAAESLILARDAAIPLLHERVIQGESARVAGVERDPRERALITSRTGITGGAQ
- a CDS encoding ABC transporter permease subunit, with the translated sequence MSAAVKVTVSRVLALLALVVLIGMMPWLSGRGAEYTVLRARYADREPTPEALAAIRAELGLEQGPAAMLLSWVQGIFAGDLGTSWISSTPVGPGIAAALGVSVTLMAFAIASAALVALLACTPAVVDGLRGRRRPASGALSAALTSLPEFLLAAVLLVAGAIWLRWFPPFGWQGPEHAVLPALSLGIPAGGLIGLLVSDAVRAAFAEQWVATWRMAGGGPALLAAAVLRRALPAVLPQAGLVLVGLTGGAVAVEKVFAIPGLGRALLGAASAQDVPTLQAGMLALMGFALLVGTLTTAVRHLLIGPAVRFGTLPLPEPPRSANRRHLAAPAVAGLALLLVAGAGLLRDPLASGHARLAPPAWTLPFGADASGRDLLARVGHGAVGTLGTALAVVLACLAVGIAVGLFPLAATGPLEVTNAAPPILAGLVVAALTGPSAHGAALAVAAVSWAPLAAHTAALAQEARAQPYVRILPVLGVGKARIMLRYILPAVAAPLLRHAMLRLPGTALALAALGFLGLGPQQPSPEWGLILAEGMGYVERAPWAVLAPASALVLASVVAVGLAGGGRQKARRLHH
- a CDS encoding DUF3073 domain-containing protein, whose product is MGRGRQKAKATKQARDIKYYSPNTDYSALQRELTGPSSRATSHYANEPVEPDYSAYVDKYADDLEEDDDEVDTRRIG
- a CDS encoding septum formation family protein, translating into MNHQDVPPKPSSPPTAGLPRVPAPAARPVLHPHMQPEDGAAPRSRRVRPRTLWIAFFVAVLLAVIGSLVWLALWLNSNPDSSTSRGQVPGVLETTVTPPATPPPLPREGVQPADYALGDCFKDFDPESLSSTVVPCDAGHSAQLVALFRYPERGSYPGAEALKAKALEACQAARLGPAANDYDLNFERSFPSTTSWESGDRRVDCYVTAPGGNVINASVLP
- the clpB gene encoding ATP-dependent chaperone ClpB → MDVKFTTKSQEALSAAAMNASTAGNPQVEPAHLLKALMDQREGVAVALLRATGADPDSVSVQASSAIKALPATSGGSSQQAQLSRPALQAIQNAKNEADRLGDTFVSTEVLLLGLSAGNDAAARLLRDAGASHEALLAALPGVRGDRKVDSPDPENTFQALEKYGTDLTGMARAGKLDPVIGRDSEIRRVIQVLSRRTKNNPVLIGEPGVGKTAVVEGLAQRMVAGDVPESLRGKTLISLDLGSMVAGAKYRGEFEERLKAVLEEIKGSEGQVVTFIDEIHTVVGAGATGDSSMDAGNMLKPMLARGELRLIGATTLDEYRENIEKDAALERRFQQVYVGEPSVEDTIGILRGLKERYEAHHKVSIADSALVAAATLSNRYISGRQLPDKAIDLVDESASRLRMEIDSAPEEIDKLRRQVDRLTMEELALTGESDPASVERLAALRADKADKEEELSALNARWEAEKAGLNRVGDLKAKLDELRSAADKAQREGDLETASRILYGEIPALERELTAAAEAEAAVVDKPAQMVAEEVTAEDIAEVISAWTGIPAGRMLQGESQKLLHMEAELGKRLIGQSKAVAAVSDAVRRARAGISDPNRPTGSFLFLGPTGVGKTELAKALADFLFDDERAMVRIDMSEYGEKHSVARLVGAPPGYVGYEEGGQLTEAVRRRPYSVVLLDEVEKAHPEVFDILLQVLDDGRLTDGQGRTVDFRNVILVLTSNLGSQFLVDQSLDAEAKRNAVMATVNASFKPEFLNRLDEVVLFDALTVEELARIVELHVDELGRRLHERRLTLEVTDGARAWLAISGFDPAYGARPLRRLVQREIGDRLAKAILAGEISDGDTVLVDTAADLEELTAAGTGLPSAPLGGSGLSVRRKD